One genomic segment of Tripterygium wilfordii isolate XIE 37 chromosome 9, ASM1340144v1, whole genome shotgun sequence includes these proteins:
- the LOC120004798 gene encoding histone-lysine N-methyltransferase ASHH3 isoform X1, with protein MAFLERKSADDHNFCGYFVVEAMPSAKKNFEHSRISQAFNKLMKQPGTPVEFELPDWFNKWKPTPYTFIKRNIYLAKKIKRRLEDDGIFCSCSPLPGSSSVCGRDCHCGMLLSSCSSGCKCGSSCLNKPFQHQPVKKMKLVQTDKCGAGIVADEDIKQGEFVIEYVGEVIDDKTCEERLWNMKHRGETNFYLCEINRDMVIDATYKGNKSRYINHSCCPNTEMQKWIIDGETRIGIFALRNIKKGEHLTYDYQFVQFGADQDCHCGAASCRQKLGVKPSKPKISSDAALKLVACQVAVSSPKLKAILSGKDVCHKEGLHVGTSWSGLYQRQACSLSCIGKVIRISHPVGDRSFGIIKWFDKSSRKHSIMFEDGSVEFFDMSKEDWEFVTV; from the exons ATGGCCTTTCTAGAGAG gaaatcaGCTGATGATCATAACTTTTGCGGTTATTTTGTTGTTGAGGCCATGCCTTCTGCAAAGAAG AATTTTGAGCATAGTCGCATCAGCCAAGCATTCAACAAGTTGATGAAACAGCCAGGGACACCAGTTGAGTTCGAACTTCCAGATTGGTTTAATAAATGGAAGCCTACACCGTACACCTTCATTAAGCGAA ACATATATCTAGCAAAGAAGATCAAAAGACGTCTTGAGGATGATGGCATATTCTGTTCCTGCAGCCCATTGCCAGGTTCTTCTAGCGTTTGTGGTAGGGATTGCCATTGCGG GATGCTACTTTCTAGTTGCTCCTCAGGCTGCAAATGTGGGAGTTCATGCCTGAACAAACCATTTCAGCATCAACctgtgaagaaaatgaaattggtGCAG ACCGATAAATGTGGAGCTGGAATTGTGGCAGATGAAGATATTAAGCAAGGAGAATTTGTTATAGAATATGTAGGGGAAG TTATTGACGACAAAACATGTGAGGAAAGGCTTTGGAATATGAAACATCGCGGTGAAACAAACTTTTACCTATGTGAAATCAACCGAGATATGGTGATTGATGCCACATACAagggaaacaaatcaagataCATAAACCACAGTTGTTGTCCCAATACTGAGATGCAGAAATG gaTAATTGATGGTGAAACAAGAATCGGCATATTTGCACTTCGAAACATTAAAAAGGGCGAGCATCTGACATATGATTACCA GTTTGTTCAATTTGGTGCAGATCAAGATTGCCATTGTGGTGCTGCAAGCTGTAGGCAAAAGCTAGGGGTTAAACCAAGCAAGCCTAAGATATCTTCCGATGCTGCATTGAAGTTAGTGGCATGCCAAGTGGCAGTGTCGTCTCCCAAGTTGAAAGCAATTCTGTCTGGGAAAGAT GTTTGTCATAAGGAAGGCTTGCACGTAG GAACTTCATGGTCTGGCCTTTATCAACGGCAAGCATGCTCTCTAAGTTGCATCGGAAAAGTGATACGAATATCTCATCCTGTAGGTGACAG GTCTTTTGGGATTATTAAATGGTTTGACAAGTCTTCTAGGAAGCACTCG ATCATGTTTGAAGATGGTAGTGTTGAATTTTTTGACATGTCGAAGGAGGATTGGGAATTTGTAACTGTATGA
- the LOC120004798 gene encoding histone-lysine N-methyltransferase ASHH3 isoform X2 — translation MPSAKKNFEHSRISQAFNKLMKQPGTPVEFELPDWFNKWKPTPYTFIKRNIYLAKKIKRRLEDDGIFCSCSPLPGSSSVCGRDCHCGMLLSSCSSGCKCGSSCLNKPFQHQPVKKMKLVQTDKCGAGIVADEDIKQGEFVIEYVGEVIDDKTCEERLWNMKHRGETNFYLCEINRDMVIDATYKGNKSRYINHSCCPNTEMQKWIIDGETRIGIFALRNIKKGEHLTYDYQFVQFGADQDCHCGAASCRQKLGVKPSKPKISSDAALKLVACQVAVSSPKLKAILSGKDVCHKEGLHVGTSWSGLYQRQACSLSCIGKVIRISHPVGDRSFGIIKWFDKSSRKHSIMFEDGSVEFFDMSKEDWEFVTV, via the exons ATGCCTTCTGCAAAGAAG AATTTTGAGCATAGTCGCATCAGCCAAGCATTCAACAAGTTGATGAAACAGCCAGGGACACCAGTTGAGTTCGAACTTCCAGATTGGTTTAATAAATGGAAGCCTACACCGTACACCTTCATTAAGCGAA ACATATATCTAGCAAAGAAGATCAAAAGACGTCTTGAGGATGATGGCATATTCTGTTCCTGCAGCCCATTGCCAGGTTCTTCTAGCGTTTGTGGTAGGGATTGCCATTGCGG GATGCTACTTTCTAGTTGCTCCTCAGGCTGCAAATGTGGGAGTTCATGCCTGAACAAACCATTTCAGCATCAACctgtgaagaaaatgaaattggtGCAG ACCGATAAATGTGGAGCTGGAATTGTGGCAGATGAAGATATTAAGCAAGGAGAATTTGTTATAGAATATGTAGGGGAAG TTATTGACGACAAAACATGTGAGGAAAGGCTTTGGAATATGAAACATCGCGGTGAAACAAACTTTTACCTATGTGAAATCAACCGAGATATGGTGATTGATGCCACATACAagggaaacaaatcaagataCATAAACCACAGTTGTTGTCCCAATACTGAGATGCAGAAATG gaTAATTGATGGTGAAACAAGAATCGGCATATTTGCACTTCGAAACATTAAAAAGGGCGAGCATCTGACATATGATTACCA GTTTGTTCAATTTGGTGCAGATCAAGATTGCCATTGTGGTGCTGCAAGCTGTAGGCAAAAGCTAGGGGTTAAACCAAGCAAGCCTAAGATATCTTCCGATGCTGCATTGAAGTTAGTGGCATGCCAAGTGGCAGTGTCGTCTCCCAAGTTGAAAGCAATTCTGTCTGGGAAAGAT GTTTGTCATAAGGAAGGCTTGCACGTAG GAACTTCATGGTCTGGCCTTTATCAACGGCAAGCATGCTCTCTAAGTTGCATCGGAAAAGTGATACGAATATCTCATCCTGTAGGTGACAG GTCTTTTGGGATTATTAAATGGTTTGACAAGTCTTCTAGGAAGCACTCG ATCATGTTTGAAGATGGTAGTGTTGAATTTTTTGACATGTCGAAGGAGGATTGGGAATTTGTAACTGTATGA